The proteins below come from a single Malus domestica chromosome 03, GDT2T_hap1 genomic window:
- the LOC103436045 gene encoding probable LRR receptor-like serine/threonine-protein kinase At3g47570, with translation MSGPGATISSACRWRLEFCSLSLEFDYYRGLQVQACFISKHGALAIAHTNFSTDQSALLSLKAHITSDPQNILTANWSSASNSNICNWVGVTYGARHHRVTALNLPYMGLAGVIPPHLSNLSFLVELGVQNNSFHGPLPQELSRLRRLKAINFGNNSFMGTIPSWFGSFAKLQTIKLYDNDFSGFIPAAIFNLSALKNIYLMRNQLSGSIPREIGNLTMVKGIYLDDNKFEGLPNEIGSLGQLEELFVQDNALKGSAFVPVLNISSLTTLALSRNNMSGSLPNNMCEHLSSIQRFYLNQNQLDSLIPSKLWQCKELRVIALGSNNFRGSMPKSLGNLTYLPEIFFSFNNLTGTIPDEIGDLPQLEVLRLSVNNLNGVIPSKLFNNSMIRVIRLGLNQLLGGLPANIGLNVPNLELFSVTTNNLAAGPLPNFSNASKLRVLDMDTNSFTGFLPITLCSLKNLELLFLFWNHLTIDASTLSCLFNLRNLTKLDLGGNPLNITIPTFRGNLSTPLTYFDLSISNIRGNIPVDIANLSSLIELHLEINQLSGAIPTSIQRLKNLQGLFLHDNELQGHIPYELCQLNNLAELGLGRNRLSGSIPSCLGTLAVDLRNLLLESNLLTSKIPSSLWELKYILHLNLSSNSLVGPLSEDIEKLKDVVDIDLSNNHFSGNIPGSIGGLQNMIKLSLANNYLQGPIPTSFKTLLSLEFLDLSKNNLSGVIPKSLEALLYLKHLNLSFNKLQGEIPTGGPFGNFSADSFVSNGALCGASRLHVPLCKYRTKVKPNWRKAKYIISGVILVILLAAAALILILCKKRNVEVVRETASLHQVLWRRVSRLELVRATNGFHESNLLGMGGFGSIYRGTLSDGIDIAVKVFNLQLERAFKSFDKECEMLSNIRHRNLIKIMSCCDELDFKALILQLMPNGSLEKWLYSPNRSMNILQRLDIMKDVAMALEYLHHGYSIPIVHCDVKPSNILLDDDMVAHVADFGIARLVGGGDSMTETMTLATVGYMAPGDVFSQFCICWSY, from the exons ATGTCTGGGCCCGGGGCTACAATATCCTCAGCATGCCGGTGGCGGCTGGAGTTTTGTTCCCTTTCACTGGAATTCGATTACTACCGTGGCTTGCAGGTGCAGGCCTGCTTCATCTCTAAGCACG GAGCATTAGCAAtagctcataccaatttcagcACAGATCAATCTGCGCTTCTTTCTCTTAAGGCTCACATCACTAGTGACCCTCAAAACATATTGACCGCCAACTGGTCCTCTGCCTCCAATTCCAATATTTGCAACTGGGTTGGCGTTACCTACGGTGCTCGCCACCACAGAGTCACGGCCTTAAATCTCCCTTACATGGGTCTTGCCGGAGTTATTCCTCCGCATCTTAGCAACCTCTCATTTCTCGTTGAGTTGGGGGTTCAGAATAATAGTTTTCATGGTCCCCTACCCCAAGAACTGTCTCGTTTGCGCCGGTTGAAGGCGATTAACTTTGGAAACAACAGCTTTATGGGAACCATTCCTTCGTGGTTTGGGTCCTTTGCTAAACTTCAAACCATCAAATTGTACGATAATGACTTCTCTGGTTTCATACCCGCTGCTATCTTCAACTTATCTGCACTCAAAAACATTTACCTGATGAGGAACCAACTATCAG GTAGCATACCCAGAGAAATAGGCAACTTAACAATGGTGAAGGGCATATACCTTGACGACAACAAGTTCGAAG GACTTCCAAACGAGATAGGCAGTTTGGGTCAGCTAGAGGAGTTGTTTGTGCAGGACAATGCCCTAAAAGGCTCTGCTTTTGTGCCTGTCCTTAACATATCTTCTTTGACTACTTTGGCTCTATCCAGAAACAACATGAGTGGTAGTCTTCCGAACAATATGTGTGAGCATCTTTCGAGTATTCAACGATTTTATTTGAATCAAAACCAGCTTGACAGTTTGATTCCCTCCAAACTGTGGCAATGCAAAGAGCTTCGTGTAATTGCATTAGGGTCTAACAATTTCCGTGGAAGCATGCCCAAAAGTCTTGGCAATTTGACCTACTTACCCgagattttttttagtttcaatAATTTAACAG GTACAATACCGGATGAGATTGGTGATCTTCCGCAGTTAGAGGTTTTGAGACTGAGTGTTAATAATCTCAATGGCGTCATCCCATCCAAACTCTTCAATAACTCCATGATTAGAGTAATACGGCTTGGTTTAAATCAGCTCTTAGGTGGCCTCCCAGCAAACATAGGTCTTAACGTTCCAAACCTCGAATTATTTTCTGTAACCACCAATAACCTCGCGGCCGGGCCACTCCCTAACTTCTCCAATGCTTCCAAGCTCAGGGTCCTAGACATGGACACAAACTCATTTACCGGGTTTCTTCCCATCACACTCTGTTCCTTGAAAAACCTCGAGCTTCTTTTCTTGTTCTGGAATCATTTGACGATTGATGCTTCTACTCTCTCTTGCTTGTTTAATCTTAGAAATTTGACAAAATTAGACTTGGGAGGTAATCCATTAAACATCACAATTCCAACTTTTCGTGGGAATCTCTCTACGCCACTCACATATTTTGATTTAAGCATTTCCAACATCAGGGGTAACATTCCCGTTGATATTGCCAACTTGAGTAGCTTGATAGAACTACACCTGGAAATCAATCAGTTGAGTGGAGCAATTCCAACATCAATACAAAGGCTAAAAAATCTCCAAGGTTTGTTTCTGCATGATAACGAACTGCAAGGACATATCCCGTATGAACTCTGTCAACTAAACAACCTAGCCGAGTTAGGTTTGGGTCGTAATCGGCTCTCTGGTTCTATTCCTTCCTGCTTGGGTACTTTGGCAGTAGATCTAAGAAATCTATTGTTAGAGTCCAATTTGTTAACTTCAAAAATACCATCTTCCTTGTGGGAACTCAAGTATATACTGCACCTAAACTTGTCATCCAATTCTCTAGTTGGACCACTCTCAGAAGACATCGAAAAGTTGAAAGATGTGGTGGATATAGATTTATCAAATAACCACTTCTCCGGAAACATTCCCGGTAGCATTGGTGGTCTTCAAAATATGATTAAATTGTCCTTGGCAAACAATTATTTACAAGGCCCTATTCCTACTTCATTTAAAACCTTGCTAAGCCTAGAATTCTTGGATTTGTCCAAAAACAATCTATCTGGAGTGATCCCAAAGTCATTGGAAGCACTCTTGTATCTCAAGCATCTGAATTTGTCTTTCAACAAACTCCAAGGAGAAATTCCAACAGGCGGGCCTTTCGGAAACTTCTCTGCTGATTCATTTGTATCAAACGGTGCACTCTGCGGTGCTTCCAGACTTCATGTTCCACTGTGCAAATATAGAACAAAAGTTAAGCCAAATTGGAGGAAAGCTAAATATATCATCTCAGGGGTCATATTAGTAATACTGCTAGCGGCAGCTGCATTGATTTTGATACTATGCAAGAAAAGGAATGTCGAAGTTGTTAGAGAAACTGCCTCGCTACATCAAGTTCTTTGGAGAAGAGTTTCGCGCCTAGAACTTGTAAGGGCAACAAATGGATTTCATGAGAGTAACTTACTAGGCATGGGGGGTTTTGGCTCAATATACAGAGGAACACTTTCGGATGGGATAGATATCGCCGTCAAGGTTTTCAATTTACAGCTAGAACGGGCATTCAAGAGTTTTGATAAGGAATGTGAAATGCTAAGCAATATCCGTCATCGGAATCTTATTAAAATCATGAGTTGCTGCGATGAACTTGATTTCAAAGCCCTGATACTTCAATTGATGCCTAATGGAAGCCTCGAAAAGTGGTTGTATTCTCCAAACCGCTCCATGAATATCCTGCAGAGGTTGGACATAATGAAAGATGTTGCAATGGCACTAGAATATCTTCATCATGGTTACTCGATACCTATCGTTCATTGTGATGTGAAACCCAGCAATATACTACTAGATGATGATATGGTTGCACATGTTGCTGATTTTGGCATTGCAAGACTCGTCGGCGGTGGAGATTCAATGACAGAAACCATGACCCTAGCCACAGTTGGATATATGGCTCCAGGTGATGTATTTTCTCAATTTTGTATATGTTGGTCTTATTAG